The genomic interval AAACTTTTTAAATCATTATGATTTGCCAAAACAGCCAAAATTTCGGCATTTAGCTCGCCGCTACTGTTTTTTATGAGCAAATCGCCTATACAATGCGTCTCTTTTGTCGCCAAAATTACGATTTTTTTCTTTTTTTGCTCTTTTAGGTTTATATTTGCTTTTTCTCCGAGCATCGCGCTTAAAGTGCCTTTTAATGCAGTTTCGTTTATTTTTTCATTTGCATCGATTTCGGCTCTGTAAAAAAATCTTCCGACTCCGTGATCTACAAATTCGTGATTTGTAGCGATATTTAAATCAAATTTAAAAATTACATCTGAAATTCGGTAAATTAAACCTTTTGAGTCATCACAATCAATCTTTAAAATGTATTTTTTCATATTTTCCTCTAAAATTCAACCTTTAATTCTACATAATTTTCTATAAATTTAAGCTTTTTACAATAAAAATAAAAATTTTAAACAAACATAAGCAACTAATAATAAAAAATATCTTAAAATAAGTAAATCAGTTTTTAGGAGTTTTTATGAAAATTTTACTTGACAGTAAAAACAGTTCAATTATAAATATCGTAAATATCTGCGTAGAACGCTCAAATGCAGATTTAATCAACGAAGATGGCGAATATGATTTGCTTATTTGCGACTATGACGCCGATGAAGAAAAAGAGTTTGATTTTGATAAAACTCTATTTTTACTTGCAAAAGGTCAAGAGCTTTCAGGTGCAAAATATAAACTGACAAAACCGTTTTTACCGACCGATCTTATAAATTTTATCGTATCTTTCGGCTCAAAAAAAGACGATAATTTACAAAATTCAGAAATTCAAACATCAGAAATTCAAGCAAAAAATTTAGACGAACCTGATATAATTCAACCTCAAAATGAAAGTGTGGAACCGATAATAACGGAAAAAATGCATGAGAAATTAAACAAAGATATACAAGAAGTAAGCAGTCTTATAAAAGAAATAGATGAAATGGATACAAAAAATATGGAAAATACGGAACAAAAAATCGAAATTTTAACACCAAAGGCCGACATTAAAGCTACGGCACCACAAAATAAAAATATAGTAAAAGGAGATGAAATGTCTACTGAAAATATAATTTTAGAAAATTTCATAAATGATTTTTATAAATCAAATGATAATAGACCGATTAGCGAAGTTGCAAGCGATTTAAACAATCTTGTAAAGCGCGGATTTTTTGAGCCTAGCGAATTTGATATAGATTATAAAATCAACAGCATTTATAAATCTGACGATGATCGCCCGATTAGCGATATCGCAAAAGAAATCGAACTAATACAGACGGAAGTAGAAGTAAAAGAAAAAATCGATAATGCGGATATTAAGGCGTCGAAAAACGATATGAATTTTGATATAAATTCTAATGACGACAGACCGATTAGTGAGATTGCAAAAGAGATAGAAAGTCTTGAAAAAATAAAAATTGATGATTTTGAGGCTGGCCTTGATCTTGCGCTTGGCAAAAAAAAAGATGAAATTCCAAATAAAAAAGACGAAATTTTAAGTAAAGAAGCGGAAAGTAAAGATGTTTTAAAAACAGATAGAAGCGACACAAAACTTGTAAATGTTTTAAAAATAGATAATCTGCAAAAAAACGCGCAAGAAACTGAAATATCAAACGACGATGAAACAAAACTTGAAGCCGAAGATGTTGAAAATATTATAAAATTTGAAAATTTTCCGTCAAATTTAGACGAAAATACAATACGCAAAAACCTTAAAAACGCCATTTTAGCAGAACTTAAAAAAATAAACGCTAAAATCTCATCTTTTAAATTAAAAGTAAAATTTTAAGGAAAATATGTGGGCGGTCAAATTTTAATCGTTTCAGGACCTAGTGGAAGCGGCAAAAGCACGCTAATAGAGCGCTTAATGAAAGAAGAAAACAATATTTATTTTTCGATTTCATCTACTACCAGAAAGATTAGAGCCGGAGAAAAAGATGATGTAAATTACCATTATATAAGCGTTAGCGATTTTGAAAAAGGTATAAAAGAAGGCGAATTTTTAGAATATGCTGTAGTACATAAAAATTATTACGGCACATCTATTAAACCTGTTTTAGCTGCCTTGGAAGCCGGTAAAAGCGTTATTTTCGATATTGACGTTCAAGGATTTGACATCGTTCGCAAAAAATTTGATGAAGAAATTACATCCGTTTTTATTACAACAAAAACTAAAAATGAGCTTGAAAAACGCCTAAAAAAACGCGGAAGCAATGACGAAAAAGACATCGAAAGAAGACTTTACAATGCCGCAATAGAAATGCAACATATAAAAGACTACGATTATTTTTTAATAAATGATGATTTGGCTAATTCTTACCGCGCTTTTAAAGCGATTTTTCGTTCTATGAAATTTAAAACAAAAAATCTAAATGTAGCGCAAATCGCCGAAAATTGGATTGATTAAGGAGAAAAAATGGCAGTTGGTCCTTGGCAAGTAGTTGCTATCCTGGTTATTATCGTTTTGCTTTTCGGAGCAAAAAAAATCCCTGAGCTCGCTCAAGGAATCGGAAAAAGTATAAAGATTTTCAAAAAAGAGGTAGAAAACGATGATAAAACCGGCGAAGAAAATAAAGAAAAAATAGAAAAAAAAGACGAAAAACAATAGAATATATTGATATTAAAGGAGAAAAAATGGCAGTTGGTCCTTGGCAAATAATTGTTATCCTGGTTATTATCGTTTTGCTTTTCGGGGCAAAAAAAATCCCTGAGCTAGCTCAAGGAATCGGAAAAGGTATAAAAACATTTAAAAAAGAGATGGAAAGCAGCGACGAAGCAACAGAAAATAAAACAGAAAAAGTCGAAAAAAAAGACGAGAATAAGGCTTAAAATTTGAAAAATCAGATAATTGATGAAATAAAAAAAATTTTGCCTTACGATATAATTTTAGAACAGCCGAAAAATAAAAATTTAGCGCATTATGCCTGCCCTGTAGCTTTTTGCCTTGCTAAAGAATTTAAAAAATCACCAAAAATAATCGCGGAAGAATTGGCCGATAAATTTCGAAATAGTAAAATTTTTAACGTATCGGCATTAAACGGATATTTAAATTTTAAACTTAAAGCCGAATTTTTAGCTGAAATTTCAGGTGAAGCTTTAAAAAACGGTGAAAATTTTGCAAGTGAAAAAGAAAAAACCTCGCCGACAACACTTTTAGAATATATAAGCGCAAATCCAACAGGTCCTCTCCACATAGGACATGTCAGAGGCGCCGTATACGGTGATACTTTACAAAGAGTAAGCAATTATTTGGGTTATAAAATGCAAACCGAATACTATATTAATGATGCCGGAAATCAAATCGATTTGCTTGGAATTTCAATGATTCTACGTGCAAAAGAACTTGCCGGTGAAGAAGTAATATATCCTGATAAATACTACCGCGGCGAATACATAGATGAAATTTTAAAAATTGCAAAAGAAAAATTCGGCGATGAAATTTTAAAAGACGAAAAAAAATTAAGCGATTTTGCAAAAGATGAAGTATTAAAAATTATAAAAAAAGATTTGGCCGATGCAGGAATTGAAATTTCAAACTGGATTAGCGAAAAAAGTCTATATAACGAGCTTGAAGGCACTATAAAAAAGCTTGAAAAAAGCGGTAAAATGTATGAAAAAGAAGGCAAAATTTGGATTGCCTCCATACAAAACGGCGATGAAAAAGATCGCGTAGTTGTTCGTGAAGACGGTCGCCCTACATATTTGGCAGGCGATATAATTTATCATAATAATAAATTTGAACGAAATTTTGATCATTATATAAATATTTGGGGTGCGGATCACCACGGATATGTCGCAAGATTAAAAGCGGCGATAAATTTCTTAGGATATGATGAAAATCGTTTGGAAGTTGTTTTAATGCAAATGGTAAGTCTTTTAAAAAACGGCGAAACTTTTAAAATGAGCAAACGCGCAGGAAATGTCGTTTTGATGAGCGATATACTTGAAGAAATCGGAAAAGACGCGCTTAGATTTATATTTATAAGCAAAAGCGGTAACTCTCCGCTTGAATTCGACATAGACGAACTAAAAAAAGAGGACAGCACAAACCCGATTTTTTATATAAATTACGCTCATGCCAGAGTGAATCAGGTATTTGGTAAAGCAGGAAAAAACGTAGAACAAATAATAGATGAAAATTTTGAAAATTTGGATGAAGATGCTTTAAATTTAGTATTTGAAGCATTAAGATTGAATGAAATTTTAAACGAAGCGCTGAAATCACGCTCTTTGCAAAAAATACCGGATTTCT from Campylobacter hominis ATCC BAA-381 carries:
- the gmk gene encoding guanylate kinase — protein: MGGQILIVSGPSGSGKSTLIERLMKEENNIYFSISSTTRKIRAGEKDDVNYHYISVSDFEKGIKEGEFLEYAVVHKNYYGTSIKPVLAALEAGKSVIFDIDVQGFDIVRKKFDEEITSVFITTKTKNELEKRLKKRGSNDEKDIERRLYNAAIEMQHIKDYDYFLINDDLANSYRAFKAIFRSMKFKTKNLNVAQIAENWID
- the tatA gene encoding twin-arginine translocase TatA/TatE family subunit, producing MAVGPWQVVAILVIIVLLFGAKKIPELAQGIGKSIKIFKKEVENDDKTGEENKEKIEKKDEKQ
- the tatA gene encoding twin-arginine translocase TatA/TatE family subunit is translated as MAVGPWQIIVILVIIVLLFGAKKIPELAQGIGKGIKTFKKEMESSDEATENKTEKVEKKDENKA
- the argS gene encoding arginine--tRNA ligase, which codes for MKNQIIDEIKKILPYDIILEQPKNKNLAHYACPVAFCLAKEFKKSPKIIAEELADKFRNSKIFNVSALNGYLNFKLKAEFLAEISGEALKNGENFASEKEKTSPTTLLEYISANPTGPLHIGHVRGAVYGDTLQRVSNYLGYKMQTEYYINDAGNQIDLLGISMILRAKELAGEEVIYPDKYYRGEYIDEILKIAKEKFGDEILKDEKKLSDFAKDEVLKIIKKDLADAGIEISNWISEKSLYNELEGTIKKLEKSGKMYEKEGKIWIASIQNGDEKDRVVVREDGRPTYLAGDIIYHNNKFERNFDHYINIWGADHHGYVARLKAAINFLGYDENRLEVVLMQMVSLLKNGETFKMSKRAGNVVLMSDILEEIGKDALRFIFISKSGNSPLEFDIDELKKEDSTNPIFYINYAHARVNQVFGKAGKNVEQIIDENFENLDEDALNLVFEALRLNEILNEALKSRSLQKIPDFLKSLAGDFHKYYNENRVIGSDNENARLKVFAVVALCIRTAFSLMGLEAKAKM